Proteins co-encoded in one Ciconia boyciana chromosome 14, ASM3463844v1, whole genome shotgun sequence genomic window:
- the LOC140659602 gene encoding DEP domain-containing mTOR-interacting protein-like: MESLSNSLKKKATEQHYRAEVMIAGEQLRLRLHDGKLIKDRRYHLRTYPNCFVAKELTDWLIDHKEAPDRETGIRLMQKLMDHYIIHHVCDEHSDYKDAKLLYRFRKDDGTFPLSKDVKVFMRGQSLYEKLVSVEESILKVREENSVKYQRTFLGCEMIDWLVQEGEVENRKEAVELGRALLEHGIIQHVSNRHHFFDSDMLYQFWLNFRRRRRLTELLNENSSRALSESPDSPFCLRKLNPDPGNTSFLSVQTNKEIKIVSAVRRSSITSLAGNANPYFSTTPTLVFPPVAECNPKSVLKRPVTNEELLSPGAPYVKKTLTIVGDAVGWGFVVRGGRPCHIQAVDPGGPAAAAGMKVCQFVFSVNGMYVLHLDYQTISSLIMTGPRTLVMEVMEAIE; this comes from the exons ATGGAGAGCCTGAGCAACAGCCTGAAGAAGAAAGCCACAGAGCAGCACTACAGGGCAGAGGTGATGATTGCTGGAGAGCAACTGAG GCTTCGCCTCCACGATGGGAAGCTCATTAAGGACAGACGTTACCACCTCCGAACATACCCAAACTGCTTCGTGGCGAAGGAGCTCACAGACTGGTTGATCGACCACAAAGAAGCACCGGACCGAGAGACGGGCATCCGCCTGATGCAGAAGCTAATGGACCATTACATCATCCATCACG TCTGCGACGAGCACTCGGACTACAAGGATGCCAAGCTGCTGTACCGCTTCCGCAAGGATGACGGGACCTTCCCTCTCAGTAAGGACGTGAAGGTGTTCATGAGAGGGCAGAGTCTCTATGAGAA GCTCGTGAGCGTGGAAGAGTCAATTCTGAAGGTGAGAGAGGAGAACTCGGTGAAGTACCAGAGGACTTTCCTGGGCTGTGAGATGATCGACTGGCTTGTTCAGGAGGGAGAGGTGGAGAACCGAAAGGAAGCGGTGGAGCTGGGACGGGCGCTGCTGGAGCATGGGATCATTCAGCATG TCTCCAATAGGCATCACTTCTTTGACAGTGACATGCTCTACCAATTCTGGCTCAACTTTCGACGGAGGCGTCGTCTCACAGAGTTACTCAACGAGAATTCTTCTCGCGCCCTCTCCGAGAGCCCAGACAGTCCCTTCTGTCTTCGCAAGCTCAACCCAGACCCAGGCAACACCAGCTTTCTTTCTG tCCAGACCAACAAGGAGATCAAAATTGTCTCAGCGGTTCGAAGGAGCAGCATCACTTCCCTCGCTGGAAACGCCAACCCCTACTTCAGCACTACTCCTACGTTGGTATTCCCTCCCGTGGCTGAGTGCAACCCCAAATCAG TGTTAAAGAGACCCGTCACCAATGAAGAGCTCCTGTCCCCTGGGGCCCCCTACGTCAAGAAAACGCTAACT ATTGTGGGGGATGCGGTGGGCTGGGGGTTTGTGGTTCGAGGAGGAAGACCTTGCCACATCCAGGCAGTGGACCCAGGAGGacccgctgctgctgcagggatgaAG GTGTGCCagtttgttttctcagtgaATGGTATGTACGTTTTGCACCTGGACTATCAGACCATCAGCAGCCTCATCATGACAGGACCACGAACTCTCGTGATGGAAGTCATGGAAGCCATTGAATGA